A window of Fusarium oxysporum Fo47 chromosome II, complete sequence genomic DNA:
ACGACAAGGGTAGATCTGGGTTGTTCCTCCCACCAACCGCAGCGAGATTGATTAGGGCGCAGAAAAGTGCTGGATAAGCTTACCTGATGGCGCGCAAGATCTGGAAATATTCGCCATGGGACCTGGATCGCAAAGTGCGATGTGCAGCACCCTGAAACTGTCGCAAATTCGTCAACGCATGGACAAATTCGATCATCAAAGGAACAGAAGGACCGACGACGACAGCCTTGCAATAGCAATCCCCTGACCCTCATCTACATTAGCTCAAACACCACGTTCGCCAAGGCAAATTGTTAtcgagatggccaagacaaCAAGATGGATGGGTTGACGGATTTTGTGCCGGGAGGCGTCGCCTTTCGTGGGGGACCAAGCCGGAAGGCTTATGATCCTGAGCGGGAGGGATGAGGTGAGGCCTTGGCTGTACATTGGCTTCTTGATCAAATCATTCGTCCAAAAGCAAGCTGGACCGTCGGGCGAGCCCCGATGGTCCGGAGCATGGGTTCTTGTTGGATCCAATGAGACATGCAGCAGTGACAAAGGGGGAGACTGTCAACGAGGTTACTCCCAGCTCGCGTGCCTGCGTGGGTGGGGGACGAAAGGGGCCATTTTTGAGCTGAAACAGCAGACGCAGCCGGCGACCGCGGGACAAATCTGTTTCGATCTCGTAAGAAGAGGCGGGAAACGACCGACGACCCAGCGATGGCCCGAGAGTATTACGCGGAGAGTGTTACGATGGTCTCTGTTGCAGCGAGGGAAGCAAGCTAACACGCGGCCACGATCGCCCAGATTGGAGATCCGTGTTACCTTGAAATGAGAAGACACATGCAACGCACTAATATGAGCAATATGGAAGGGTCTATTGCGTCAGATAAGATTTCGGGCTTGCCATATTGCACCATGCCAGTGCGTCGACTTGCAACTTGAAGCTATTGATCGAGAGCTGGCAGCTTCACACACGACTCGGAAGATCGGCAACATGTATCACGGTCAAGCTGTCAATCTAGAGCCTCTTTGACTCACAGTAGCTGTAGTTTATTCGAGTCTAGACCTGATGTGTGACCGCGCAACCGCAGCCTTGGGAAACTAAGTTGTCTCGGTGCACACTCACTTCGAGAGACAGCATGGGTTGGGCGCTGGACCAGGGGTGGTGGAAATTGACGAATGGACGAACAGGCAAATGAGGATGGATGTGCACTTGTTACTGGACTCCCCGAAAATAGGGACCCATCTTGAATCCTCAGCCGTAGAGCATGGGTGTCGTGATGGTTGAGCAATAGTCTCACCAGAAGCAGTTCTGGACTACATGGAGGGCTCTGGACTTTCATGATAAAGTTCGGAGATGAGAGATTTGTTGCTTTATTGTGGACTTTGTTCTGCAGCAATACCGGCATTCGCGATGTGATATCGAGTCTGATGAAGGTTATTCAAGGTCCCGTAACGCCAGGGACGTTAGCACCGGTAGCAAAGGGGAGTGGGGCCGAAGCGTTACGGGGAGTTGGGGTATGGGCCGATGAGGCCATCATGATGAATATTGGGTCATTGAAGAGATTGGACAGCGAAAAAGTCTTCATCTGGGCGACCATTTTTGATACAGCATTACTCCCAATAAAGGGTACCGAAACGACGTAATACAGGAACGAGAAATTTGAGAGTCCAAAAGCTCATCTCCCCGAGAATGGAAGCATGCATGGAACAAAAAGCTCTCATGCCGGTAACGGCGACATAAACTTCCAAGACAGGGGTACCTGAGCTACCTGACCAACTCCCCGAAGGTCCCTGAAGGCTGAAGGATCTTGATCAGTGCCCTCACCCACTGTAAGCAATGGATATCAACACGCTACACAATAAATATGGTAATTCACAACATCTTTCACGCTCGATTTCCTCCGTGTCTCGATGGGATGAGTTCATTGACCATTTCTAATCCAATGATGATCtcacttcatcatcaaagctTCTGCGGTTTCAACACCACTATTCCGCAATGGGAATAACGCCTGCCGCTTAGAAAGCGGAACTAAACTGTTAACGGCTTTAGATCGAATGGCGCAATCGGGGACCATATCGTCGCGAGATCTAGCGGGGATTTTTCTCTTTTCATGAACTTTGAGCGTGGTAATGCAAGGTCGCATAATATTCACAGACTTTTGTCATTTCGCTCATTATTACTCACAAAGTATCAGAAGCCTCGCAAAATGCAAACTCTGAGAGAATACCATTCTTTGAGAGACGAGATCTCGCCACGGAGACGACACGAATGTTGGTGGAGTTTTGGCGGAGCTGAATTGGGATAGTGACAATTGCATGCTCAGATCCTGGTCAGCACGCAATGGTTCTAATGGAGCCCCGGACGCACAGCTTTTGCCGCAAACTCCCCACGCTGCCTCCATCAATTCTGCAGCTTGACGCGGTACAAGACAAGAGAGCTTGGGGTGTGAAGGAAATGACACACCGCACGAGGGTCCGAGGAGACCTCAAATGTGATCCCAGCTCACATGTACAGGCTACAAAGGATACAGGCATTAACAGTAGCGCCCAGAGTTTTTGGCGTTCGTCGATCCCTGTTCAATCACACAGTGAGACTCTCATCTCCCCGCTCGCAAAAAAGAAACGTCGTGGCATTGGACTTGGGCCGTGGTCACGATTGCATGAAGCCTGAAAAAGGGCTGAATTGAGAGGAAATGACACTACCGCGTGGGCCAGgccagaccagaccaggTCCACGGAACGATAGCGACAGCTTAGCAATTGACTTCACAAACAATACACACGCCCTTGGGCTCGGATCGCCGCTGGTGGTCAGCCAGTCCAGTCTAAATTTATATGTGGCCCTTCCTcgcctctttcttctcgatTATCTCTCTCTCAACCTCGCTCCCACTTCTCAATTCCCTCAACGGGTCTTAACCCCATATATATCCTACAGATCGACTCGATCTGGCTCACCCTTTCATCCTGAAGACCCTCTGATCCTGAAGACCCAAGACCTTCAGTCGTCATAGCTACCTCGACTACTTGTCCTAACTAGGAGAAAGTCTTGCTAGCGCTGCATCACACCCCCGACCGACCGAGCGACAATCCGACTCAGGGACCCACGGCACGCCTTGACGACTCAAATACCCACGTTGTGCCATTGCTGATCAACCTTTTTGATCTCCCCGTTCTTGCATACCTACTCAAGAATTTTATTTCATCTCCCTTTTCCCATCGTCTTTTTTTTGAGCGTTGTCCTTTTTTCCCATTTGActttgctgttgttgttccAACATGTCTCAACCAGGCAAGAATTCTGCCAAGACGGCCTTGGAAAAGTTCATCGGCGCCGATCACACCGAACCCGAAGAGAAAGCGCCTTCAATCTCCAATGCCGACCTTTACATCGAGGAGGAGCCTACAGTTGGTGAATTTCTTCGAGAAATCACACCCAGCGCCCGTGCTGTTGGAGAATACTTTTACAACCTCTTCCCGTTCTTGTCATGGGTTGGCAAGTACAATTTGATCTGGTTCATTGGTGACTTGGTTGCTGGTAAGTCAACTCCCCGGTGCTGTTACATTCTCGGGGAGACTCTGTTCGCTGACATCAACTCCCCGCAGGTATCACTGTTGGTGCTGTCGTTGTTCCCCAGTCTATGGCCTATGCCCAGCTGGCACAGCTTCCCGTCGAGTATGGATTGTACTCATCCTTCATGGGTGTCTTGATCTACTGGTTCTTTGCCACATCCAAGGACATCACCATTGGTGTAAGTACTATCTATACATATCTATTGACCAACTTCAACTGACTCTTCAGCCCGTCGCTGTCATGTCCCAGGTCACAGGTAACATCGTTCTCAAGGCTGCCGATTCCTTGCCCGATGTTCCTGGTCACGTTGTCGCCTCCGCCCTCGCGGTCATCGTCGGCTCAATCGTCACTTTCCTCGGTCTCGCTCGCCTCGGATGGCTCGTTGAGTTTATCCCTCTGCCTTCCATCTGTGCTTTCATGACTGGCTCCGGTGTCAACATTATCGCTGGTCAAGTCCCCAAGCTTATGGGCATCAAGGGTGTCAACACCCGTCAGGCAACCTACCGTGTGATCATTGACACCCTCAAGAACCTGGGTGGCAGCAAGCTCGATGCTGCTATTGGTCTGTCAGCCCTGACCATGCTCTACCTGATCCGTATTTTCTGCAGCACCATGGCCAAGAAGCAGCCCCAGCGCGCTAAGCTGTACTTCTTCATTTCGACCTTGCGAACCGCCTTTGTCATCCTGCTGTACGTTGGTATCAGCGCGGGTATGAACATCAACCACCGCTCCAAGCCCCGCATCAGCATTGTCGGCGACGTCCCCAGTGGTAAGTTACCTTGTCTCACAATTGACAATTGATCCAGTAATTGACTAACTCGTTCAGGTTTCACTCACGCTGCTGTCCCCGAGATCAACACCCCCATCATCAAGTCTTTCGTCTCTGAGCTTCCCGCCGCCGTCATCGTTGTCCTGATTGAGCacatctccatctccaagtcTTTCGGTCGTGTCAACAACTACGTTATCGACCCCTCTCAGGAACTCGTCGCCATTGGTGTCAGCAACCTTCTCGGTCCCTTCCTTGGAGCTTACCCCGCTACTGGATCTTTCTCCCGAACTgccatcaagtccaaggctGGTGTCCGAACTCCCTTCGCTGGTGTCATTACTGCTATTGTCGTCTTGCTTGCTCTCTACGCCCTTACCGCTGTCTTCTTCTACATCCCTAACGCAGGTCTTGCCGGTGTCATCATCCACGCTGTCGGAGATGTCATCACTCCTCCCAAGGTTGTCTACCAGTTCTGGCGCGTCTCCCCCATTGAGGTCATCATCTTTTTCGCTGGTGTACTCGTCACCATCTTCAGCTCCATTGAGAACGGTATCTACACCACCATCGCCATGTCCGCTGCTGTCGTCGTCTTCCGTCTCTTCAAGACCCGTGGTCGCTTCCTCGGTGTTGTCCGTGTCCGAACCATGAAGGCCAACGTCAGTGACGGTACCTCCAGCCCTGGATCCGTTGACGAGGGTGAGGGTTCTCTCCGAGCTGGCTTCCTTCCTCTTGATCACGGCAACGGTGCCAACCCCAAGGTCGTCGTCCGTACTCCTTACCCTGGAGTCTTCATCTACCGATTTGCCGAGGGCTTTAACTACCCCAACGCATCTCACTACCTTAACCACCTCACCGAGACCATCTTCAAGGAGTGCAGACGAACTAACCCTGCTCTTCTGGGTAAGCTTGGTGACCGTCCCTGGAACGACCGAGAGCCCCGCCacatcaaggctgttgagaacGATGAGCGACCCATTCTGAAGGCTGTTGTCCTCGATTTCTCCAGTGTCAACAACGTCGACGTTACTTCCATTCAGGCTCTGATTGATGTTCGCAACCAACTTGACAAGTTCGCTGCTCCTGAGGTCGTCGACTGGCACTTCGCCAACATCGAGAACCGATGGACCAAGCGTGctctggctgctgctggcttcGGTTTCCGCACTCCCCGCACAAACCATGATGGTACCGGACAGTGGAaggccatcttctccattGCCGATCTCGGTGGTGACGACAGTGCtgctactgctgctgctctcgatgagaaggccaagagcGCCCCTGTCAAGCAGGACATCGAGGCCGTCGACGATTCTATCAACAGCATTGGCTCCGAGAAGGGTGTCTCAAGAGACCCAACTAGCGCTCGTCTCATTGCCGTGCAGGGCCTCAACCGACCTTTCTTCCATCTTGATTTGCAGGAGGCCGTCGACGCTGCCGTTTCCGCCGCCGAGTTGAAGCAGCACTAAGTTGGCTATTATTACATATTAATCGTTGTCTACATGGGTATCATGGTGTTTCATGGAGTTTTAATTCGTTAAAAGATTTGTCATGATGGAATCAAATCGCCATAGAGGTTGTGAGGCGATGTGTCTATACCCGATTTAGTTTTTGATGTTGATCTAGTTCTAGTGTTTACATATGGGAAGATGCCAATGGTGAAGTTGTCCATGGCTTATGAATGACAATGACTTATCACTTTTGCATGCCTTTTGCTCGTGACTGTCGCAAATaatgaagaacttgagaaTATACTGAGTACAGCCTGATAACCATCAGATTCCTAATATGTACT
This region includes:
- a CDS encoding sulfate transporter family-domain-containing protein; this translates as MSQPGKNSAKTALEKFIGADHTEPEEKAPSISNADLYIEEEPTVGEFLREITPSARAVGEYFYNLFPFLSWVGKYNLIWFIGDLVAGITVGAVVVPQSMAYAQLAQLPVEYGLYSSFMGVLIYWFFATSKDITIGPVAVMSQVTGNIVLKAADSLPDVPGHVVASALAVIVGSIVTFLGLARLGWLVEFIPLPSICAFMTGSGVNIIAGQVPKLMGIKGVNTRQATYRVIIDTLKNLGGSKLDAAIGLSALTMLYLIRIFCSTMAKKQPQRAKLYFFISTLRTAFVILLYVGISAGMNINHRSKPRISIVGDVPSGFTHAAVPEINTPIIKSFVSELPAAVIVVLIEHISISKSFGRVNNYVIDPSQELVAIGVSNLLGPFLGAYPATGSFSRTAIKSKAGVRTPFAGVITAIVVLLALYALTAVFFYIPNAGLAGVIIHAVGDVITPPKVVYQFWRVSPIEVIIFFAGVLVTIFSSIENGIYTTIAMSAAVVVFRLFKTRGRFLGVVRVRTMKANVSDGTSSPGSVDEGEGSLRAGFLPLDHGNGANPKVVVRTPYPGVFIYRFAEGFNYPNASHYLNHLTETIFKECRRTNPALLGKLGDRPWNDREPRHIKAVENDERPILKAVVLDFSSVNNVDVTSIQALIDVRNQLDKFAAPEVVDWHFANIENRWTKRALAAAGFGFRTPRTNHDGTGQWKAIFSIADLGGDDSAATAAALDEKAKSAPVKQDIEAVDDSINSIGSEKGVSRDPTSARLIAVQGLNRPFFHLDLQEAVDAAVSAAELKQH